AAAAAAGGGATATATATGACCGTAGGAAGGAAGCCTTTTTCTGAATCAAAAATAGCACAAAAAAGAGCTAATATTATTGACAATCTAGAATCTTTTTTAATCGAAAATGGTAGCATAGATTTTGATATCACGATGGAGGATCTTGCCAAGAGATCTAGAATCGCAAAAGGAACCATATATCTTTACTTTCCCACAAAAGAAGAACTTTTCTTCACATATTATCTAAAGACTCTAGAAATTAAAATGGATCTTATGCTAGAAAAACTTTCAACTGGTGAATCAAATTTAACACGATTTGATAATTTTTTAAATTTTTATTACCAATTTTTTAAACAATACCCCCATTATTTGAAGATTCAACTGTACTTTGAAAACAACACTAAAAAAATGGAAAAGATTCCTGAAAGCCTATGGAAAAAATATTCAGAAATTGGTAAAATTACTCACGACTTAATTGAAGGAATTTACCGTGGTTGTATTGAAGAAGGTTCATTCAGAGAAGATTTAGATATCAGATTAACTTTTCACTCTATCAATACTATACTCAGGAGTACTATAAAGTTTTGTCTTTTT
This sequence is a window from Candidatus Delongbacteria bacterium. Protein-coding genes within it:
- a CDS encoding TetR/AcrR family transcriptional regulator translates to MTVGRKPFSESKIAQKRANIIDNLESFLIENGSIDFDITMEDLAKRSRIAKGTIYLYFPTKEELFFTYYLKTLEIKMDLMLEKLSTGESNLTRFDNFLNFYYQFFKQYPHYLKIQLYFENNTKKMEKIPESLWKKYSEIGKITHDLIEGIYRGCIEEGSFREDLDIRLTFHSINTILRSTIKFCLFNFSNHVLEVVHNETPENFYYNLINLLIHGLKNNKLKHIMTTKS